A part of Aegilops tauschii subsp. strangulata cultivar AL8/78 chromosome 2, Aet v6.0, whole genome shotgun sequence genomic DNA contains:
- the LOC109750200 gene encoding uncharacterized protein isoform X1, which translates to MPRGRGSSVSTHEKLNVDAAVDSDKDNSRHKRSAYLLLGLFILFLHGSWSVYRMQFANLPLPLGAEQAGKRGFSEASALKHVKYLTGLGPHPVGSDALDLAVQYVYAEAEKIKKTAHWDVDVQVELFHTDIGANRLAGGLFKGKTLLYSDLKHVILRIVPKYLPEAEENLILVSSHIDTVSTTEGAGDCSSCVGVMLEMARGVAQWAHGFKSGVLFLFNTGEEEGLDGAHSFITQHHWRNSVRFAVDLEAMGISGKSTLFQGTHQWALESFAAVAKYPSAQIATQDVFRSGAIKSATDFQIYEEVAGLPGLDFAYTDTTSVYHTKNDKMELLQPGSLQHSGENMLAFLLHAASSPKFMKDAHQAKQDSTEQKKAIFFDILGKYMVVYPQRLATMFHNSIIFQSLLIWGTSLLMGGRPGLVSFGISCLSIILTLIFSIFLPVVVAFALPHICPFPVPFVGNPWLVIGLFGSPALLGAFIGQHFGFILLKRHIQEVHSRTKPGLTGNTMDYIVGLEAERWIFKSGFVQWLIVLILGTYLKVGASYIALIWLVSPAFAYGLMEATLTPVRSPKQLKVFTLVLALAVPVMSSAGLFIRLVDVMVGSIVRADRNPGGLPDWLGNVVVAVAIAIVVSFTFVYLLSYVHISGAKKTLLSVLCAFFGLALVLVSSGIVTAFTEDIARSVNVVHVVDTTRMNDGNTEPLSYVSLFSNMPGKLTQELMDLRGEEFSCGRNMTTDFVTFTVKYGCRSYKGSNAGWSKSEVPVLHVESDSAADDARKTVVSVDTKSSTRWSLAINMQEIDDFTIQVESDKLVQLGGKSEVDGWHTIQFAGGKNAPTKFQLTLVWSSNATQASPKEANAEDPPLLVKLRTDVNRATPMVETVLEKLPRWCAAFGKSTSPYTLAFLTALPVNI; encoded by the exons ATGCCTCGGGGGCGAGGCTCGTCTGTGTCAACACACGAGAAGCTTAATGTTGATGCAGCAGTCGATTCTGATAAAGATAACAGCAGGCATAAGAGGAGCGCTTATTTGTTGCTGGGGTTGTTTATACTTTTCCTTCATGGATCCTGGTCTGTTTACCGTATGCAGTTTGCAAATCTTCCTTTGCCCCTTGGTGCCGAGCAGGCTGGTAAGCGGGGGTTCTCAGAGGCTTCTGCCCTTAAGCATGTGAAGTACTTGACAGGCCTGGGTCCTCATCCAGTTGGTTCAGATGCCCTCGATCTTGCTGTGCAG TATGTGTATGCAGAAGCAGAGAAAATAAAGAAGACAGCTCATTGGGACGTTGATGTTCAAGTGGAGCTGTTCCACACAGATATTGGTGCAAATCGTCTAGCTGGTGGTCTTTTCAAGGGAAAAACACTCTTGTACTCAGACCTTAAGCATGTGATCCTCAGAATTGTTCCCAAGTATTTACCGGAAGCTGAAGAAAATTTGATTCTTGTCTCTTCTCATATTGATACAGTTTCCACAAC GGAAGGTGCCGGAGATTGCAGTTCATGTGTAGGAGTCATGCTAGAGATGGCACGGGGAGTGGCTCAATGGGCGCATGGGTTCAAGAGTGGCGTCCTGTTTCTGTTCAACACAGGGGAAGAAGAGGGTCTTGACGGGGCCCACAGTTTTATAACTCAG CACCACTGGAGAAATTCAGTACGTTTTGCTGTCGATCTGGAAGCTATGGGTATCAGTGGGAAATCCACCCTTTTTCAG GGTACTCACCAGTGGGCTTTGGAGAGCTTTGCTGCTGTAGCGAAATACCCATCTGCTCAGATAGCTACACAG GATGTTTTCCGTTCTGGAGCAATAAAATCTGCTACTGATTTCCAAATATATGAGGAGGTTGCTGGTCTTCCTGGCCTTGATTTTGCATATACAGATACGACATCCGTGTATCACACAAAG AATGACAAAATGGAGCTCCTACAACCAGGATCCCTTCAGCATAGTGGAGAAAATATGCTTGCCTTCCTACTACATGCTGCTTCATCACCAAAATTTATGAAAGATGCACACCAGGCAAAGCAAGACAGCACAGAGCAGAAGAAGGCTATTTTTTTCGACATTCTG GGCAAGTACATGGTGGTCTATCCACAGCGACTAGCAACCATGTTTCACAACTCAATAATATTTCAGTCACTTCTGATATGGGGAACATCACTGCTTATGGGCGGACGTCCTGGTCTTGTGTCCTTTGGAATATCATGTTTGAGCATTATTTTGACGTTGATATTTTCTATCTTCTTACCGGTTGTGGTGGCATTTGCCCTGCCGCATATTTGTCCCTTTCCTGTTCCATTTGTTGGAAATCCATGGTTAGTTATTGGCTTATTTGGTTCACCTGCACTGCTTGGTGCATTCATTGGTCAGCATTTTGGATTTATTCTCCTGAAGAGGCACATTCAAGAAGTGCATTCAAGAACAAAGCCAGGTCTAACTGGTAACACAATGGATTACATTGTTGGCCTGGAAGCTGAGAGGTGGATTTTCAAATCTGGTTTTGTCCAATGGCTTATAGTTTTGATACTCGGAACCTATTTGAAGGTCGGAGCATCCTATATAGCACTCATCTGGCTTGTTTCGCCTGCTTTTGCAT ATGGTCTTATGGAAGCAACACTAACTCCTGTGAGGTCACCTAAACAGCTTAAGGTCTTTACGTTGGTCCTGGCTTTGGCTGTGCCAGTTATGTCATCTGCTGGTTTGTTTATTCGCTTGGTAGATGTGATGGTTGGCAGTATTGTACGTGCTGATAG GAACCCTGGCGGACTACCAGACTGGCTTGGAAATGTAGTAGTTGCTGTTGCCATTGCTATAGTCGTGTCCTTCACGTTTGTGTATCTTCTTTCATATGTCCATATTTCAG GTGCGAAAAAAACACTTCTTTCTGTGTTGTGTGCATTCTTTGGTCTTGCCCTTGTACTGGTATCAAGTGGCATTGTTACAGCATTCACAGAGGATATTGCTCGTTCTGTAAAT GTTGTGCATGTTGTTGATACTACAAGAATGAACGATGGAAACACAGAACCATTATCCTATGTTTCCCTGTTCTCGAACATGCCTGGAAAGTTGACACAGGAATTGATGGACCTAAGAGGGGAAGAGTTTTCTTGCGGAAGGAATATGACAACTGATTTTGTGACATTTACCGTGAAGTATGGCTGCAGGAGTTACAAAGGGAGCAATGCTGGATGGAGCAAATCAGAAGTTCCAGTGCTCCATGTTGAAAGTGATTCTGCTGCCGATGATGCCCGCAAAACAGTAGTATCAGTTGATACCAAGTCATCTACACGGTGGTCGCTCGCAATCAATATGCAGGAAATTGATGACTTCACTATCCAAG TGGAGTCAGATAAGTTGGTTCAACTGGGTGGTAAGAGCGAGGTCGATGGATGGCATACAATCCAGTTTGCAGGCGGCAAGAACGCACCAACGAAATTCCAGCTAACCCTTGTCTGGTCAAGTAATGCGACACAGGCATCTCCAAAGGAAGCTAACGCAGAGGACCCTCCTCTCCTGGTAAAACTAAGAACGGACGTGAATAGGGCCACGCCGATGGTCGAGACGGTTCTCGAGAAGCTTCCACGCTGGTGTGCAGCTTTCGGCAAGTCGACATCCCCTTACACGCTGGCGTTCTTGACCGCTCTTCCTGTCAATATTTAG
- the LOC109750200 gene encoding uncharacterized protein isoform X2, translating into MLEMARGVAQWAHGFKSGVLFLFNTGEEEGLDGAHSFITQHHWRNSVRFAVDLEAMGISGKSTLFQGTHQWALESFAAVAKYPSAQIATQDVFRSGAIKSATDFQIYEEVAGLPGLDFAYTDTTSVYHTKNDKMELLQPGSLQHSGENMLAFLLHAASSPKFMKDAHQAKQDSTEQKKAIFFDILGKYMVVYPQRLATMFHNSIIFQSLLIWGTSLLMGGRPGLVSFGISCLSIILTLIFSIFLPVVVAFALPHICPFPVPFVGNPWLVIGLFGSPALLGAFIGQHFGFILLKRHIQEVHSRTKPGLTGNTMDYIVGLEAERWIFKSGFVQWLIVLILGTYLKVGASYIALIWLVSPAFAYGLMEATLTPVRSPKQLKVFTLVLALAVPVMSSAGLFIRLVDVMVGSIVRADRNPGGLPDWLGNVVVAVAIAIVVSFTFVYLLSYVHISGAKKTLLSVLCAFFGLALVLVSSGIVTAFTEDIARSVNVVHVVDTTRMNDGNTEPLSYVSLFSNMPGKLTQELMDLRGEEFSCGRNMTTDFVTFTVKYGCRSYKGSNAGWSKSEVPVLHVESDSAADDARKTVVSVDTKSSTRWSLAINMQEIDDFTIQVESDKLVQLGGKSEVDGWHTIQFAGGKNAPTKFQLTLVWSSNATQASPKEANAEDPPLLVKLRTDVNRATPMVETVLEKLPRWCAAFGKSTSPYTLAFLTALPVNI; encoded by the exons ATGCTAGAGATGGCACGGGGAGTGGCTCAATGGGCGCATGGGTTCAAGAGTGGCGTCCTGTTTCTGTTCAACACAGGGGAAGAAGAGGGTCTTGACGGGGCCCACAGTTTTATAACTCAG CACCACTGGAGAAATTCAGTACGTTTTGCTGTCGATCTGGAAGCTATGGGTATCAGTGGGAAATCCACCCTTTTTCAG GGTACTCACCAGTGGGCTTTGGAGAGCTTTGCTGCTGTAGCGAAATACCCATCTGCTCAGATAGCTACACAG GATGTTTTCCGTTCTGGAGCAATAAAATCTGCTACTGATTTCCAAATATATGAGGAGGTTGCTGGTCTTCCTGGCCTTGATTTTGCATATACAGATACGACATCCGTGTATCACACAAAG AATGACAAAATGGAGCTCCTACAACCAGGATCCCTTCAGCATAGTGGAGAAAATATGCTTGCCTTCCTACTACATGCTGCTTCATCACCAAAATTTATGAAAGATGCACACCAGGCAAAGCAAGACAGCACAGAGCAGAAGAAGGCTATTTTTTTCGACATTCTG GGCAAGTACATGGTGGTCTATCCACAGCGACTAGCAACCATGTTTCACAACTCAATAATATTTCAGTCACTTCTGATATGGGGAACATCACTGCTTATGGGCGGACGTCCTGGTCTTGTGTCCTTTGGAATATCATGTTTGAGCATTATTTTGACGTTGATATTTTCTATCTTCTTACCGGTTGTGGTGGCATTTGCCCTGCCGCATATTTGTCCCTTTCCTGTTCCATTTGTTGGAAATCCATGGTTAGTTATTGGCTTATTTGGTTCACCTGCACTGCTTGGTGCATTCATTGGTCAGCATTTTGGATTTATTCTCCTGAAGAGGCACATTCAAGAAGTGCATTCAAGAACAAAGCCAGGTCTAACTGGTAACACAATGGATTACATTGTTGGCCTGGAAGCTGAGAGGTGGATTTTCAAATCTGGTTTTGTCCAATGGCTTATAGTTTTGATACTCGGAACCTATTTGAAGGTCGGAGCATCCTATATAGCACTCATCTGGCTTGTTTCGCCTGCTTTTGCAT ATGGTCTTATGGAAGCAACACTAACTCCTGTGAGGTCACCTAAACAGCTTAAGGTCTTTACGTTGGTCCTGGCTTTGGCTGTGCCAGTTATGTCATCTGCTGGTTTGTTTATTCGCTTGGTAGATGTGATGGTTGGCAGTATTGTACGTGCTGATAG GAACCCTGGCGGACTACCAGACTGGCTTGGAAATGTAGTAGTTGCTGTTGCCATTGCTATAGTCGTGTCCTTCACGTTTGTGTATCTTCTTTCATATGTCCATATTTCAG GTGCGAAAAAAACACTTCTTTCTGTGTTGTGTGCATTCTTTGGTCTTGCCCTTGTACTGGTATCAAGTGGCATTGTTACAGCATTCACAGAGGATATTGCTCGTTCTGTAAAT GTTGTGCATGTTGTTGATACTACAAGAATGAACGATGGAAACACAGAACCATTATCCTATGTTTCCCTGTTCTCGAACATGCCTGGAAAGTTGACACAGGAATTGATGGACCTAAGAGGGGAAGAGTTTTCTTGCGGAAGGAATATGACAACTGATTTTGTGACATTTACCGTGAAGTATGGCTGCAGGAGTTACAAAGGGAGCAATGCTGGATGGAGCAAATCAGAAGTTCCAGTGCTCCATGTTGAAAGTGATTCTGCTGCCGATGATGCCCGCAAAACAGTAGTATCAGTTGATACCAAGTCATCTACACGGTGGTCGCTCGCAATCAATATGCAGGAAATTGATGACTTCACTATCCAAG TGGAGTCAGATAAGTTGGTTCAACTGGGTGGTAAGAGCGAGGTCGATGGATGGCATACAATCCAGTTTGCAGGCGGCAAGAACGCACCAACGAAATTCCAGCTAACCCTTGTCTGGTCAAGTAATGCGACACAGGCATCTCCAAAGGAAGCTAACGCAGAGGACCCTCCTCTCCTGGTAAAACTAAGAACGGACGTGAATAGGGCCACGCCGATGGTCGAGACGGTTCTCGAGAAGCTTCCACGCTGGTGTGCAGCTTTCGGCAAGTCGACATCCCCTTACACGCTGGCGTTCTTGACCGCTCTTCCTGTCAATATTTAG
- the LOC109750210 gene encoding auxin response factor 8 codes for MLTFTELSCPAGGGGGGGGGEDAPRSVDPQLWLACAGSMCTVPPVGAAVYYFPQGHAEQAAATVDLSAARVPALLPCRVSAVRFMADPQTDEVFAKIRLAPLRQGEPAVDVGDAAAEGRALQDDRPKPASFAKTLTQSDANNGGGFSVPRFCAETIFPPLDYSSEPPVQSIIVKDVHGDEFKFRHIYRGTPRRHLLTTGWSNFVNQKKLLAGDSIVFLRSEGGEVHVGIRRAKRVFCDEGHSGWDHYRGLMRGNASSGDGGAATAKGKVPAEDVVAAARLAAAGQPFEVVYYPRASTPEFCVRAGAVRAAMQVQWCPGMRFKMAFETEDSSRISWFMGTVAGIHAADPSRWPQSPWRLLQVTWDEPELLQNVKRVCPWLVELVSSMPNLHLPSFSPPRKKPRIPSYADFPFEGQLFHPPPPPFPPNHGHHHQQDQLLHHSFPFFPFPDSNGAPLAGIQGARHAQFGPSFSDLHLSNLQSSLLYAGGAVRRPAADHVAPRAPRTISTDLTIGTSPAREDDNITTRAPTKKAGGGDVKPAPTLLLFGQAILTEEQMKSSSAGGDAATSPVAGGCGSPNWDVEKAPNLSEGSGSGSGVIQGSPSNNNTSSWRLQWFGDSSGQAAPELLGLEPGQCKVFVESDAVGRILDLSALGSFEELYGRMSEMFGMECAELRNHVLYRSAAGEVKHIGDEPFSAFVKSARRLTILTDAGSDNIGG; via the exons ATGCTCACCTTCACCGAGCTGTCGTgcccggcgggcggcggcggcggcggcggcggcggcgaggacgcGCCCCGCTCCGTCGACCCGCAGCTCTGGCTGGCCTGCGCGGGGAGCATGTGCACCGTGCCGCCCGTCGGCGCCGCCGTCTACTACTTCCCGCAGGGCCACGCAGAGCaggccgccgccaccgtcgacctGTCCGCCGCGCGCGTGCCGGCCCTCCTCCCCTGCCGCGTCTCCGCCGTGCGCTTCATGGCCGACCCGCAGACCGACGAGGTCTTCGCCAAGATCCGCCTCGCCCCGCTCCGCCAGGGCGAGCCGGCGGTCGACGTgggcgacgccgccgccgaagggcgGGCGCTTCAGGACGACCGCCCCAAGCCGGCCTCCTTCGCCAAGACGCTCACGCAGTCCGACGCCAACAACGGCGGCGGCTTCTCGGTGCCCCGCTTCTGCGCCGAGACCATCTTCCCGCCGCTCGACTACAGCTCGGAGCCGCCGGTGCAGAGCATCATCGTCAAGGACGTGCACGGGGACGAGTTCAAGTTCCGCCACATCTACCGGGGCACCCCGCGCCGCCACCTGCTCACCACGGGATGGAGCAACTTCGTGAACCAGAAGAAGCTCCTCGCCGGCGACTCCATCGTCTTCCTGCGCAGCGAGGGCGGCGAGGTCCACGTCGGCATCCGCCGCGCCAAGCGCGTCTTCTGCGACGAGGGCCACTCCGGGTGGGACCACTACAGGGGCCTGATGCGCGGCAATGCcagctccggcgacggcggcgcggccACCGCCAAGGGGAAGGTCCCCGCCGAGGACGTGGTCGCGGCGGCGAGGCTGGCCGCCGCCGGGCAGCCGTTCGAGGTGGTGTACTACCCGCGGGCGAGCACCCCGGAGTTCTGCGTGCGCGCGGGCGCGGTCAGGGCGGCCATGCAGGTGCAGTGGTGCCCCGGCATGCGCTTCAAGATGGCGTTCGAGACCGAGGACTCGTCGCGGATCAGCTGGTTCATGGGCACCGTCGCCGGCATCCACGCCGCCGACCCCAGCCGCTGGCCGCAGTCGCCCTGGCGGCTCCTCCAG GTGACCTGGGACGAGCCGGAGCTGCTCCAGAACGTGAAGCGCGTGTGCCCGTGGCTGGTGGAGCTGGTGTCGAGCATGCCCAACCTCCACCTGCCGTCCTTCTCGCCGCCGCGCAAGAAGCCGCGGATCCCGTCCTACGCCGACTTCCCCTTCGAGGGGCAGCTCttccacccgccgccgccgccgttcccgccCAACCACGGCCACCACCATCAGCAGGACCAGCTCCTGCACCACAGCTTCCCATTCTTCCCCTTCCCGGACAGCAATGGTGCTCCTCTCGCAGGGATACAGGGAGCCAGGCATGCGCAATTCGGTCCGTCCTTTTCGGATCTCCACCTCAGCAACCTGCAGTCGAGCCTGCTCTAcgcgggcggcgccgtccgccgccccgccgccgaccaCGTCGCTCCTCGCGCACCAAGAACGATCAGCACCGACCTGACGATCGGCACCTCGCCCGCCCGCGAAGACGACAACATCACGACGCGCGCTCCGACAAAgaaggccggcggcggcgacgtcaAGCCGGCGCCGACCCTGCTGCTCTTCGGGCAGGCGATACTGACCGAGGAGCAGATGAAGTCCAGCAGCGCCGGCGGCGACGCGGCCACCTCGCCGGTGGCCGGCGGGTGCGGCTCGCCCAACTGGGACGTGGAGAAGGCGCCCAACCTCTCGGAGGGCTCCGGGTCGGGCTCCGGCGTGATCCAGGGCAGCCCAAGCAACAACAACACGTCCTCCTGGAGGCTGCAGTGGTTCGGGGACAGCAGCGGCCAGGCGGCGCCGGAGCTGCTGGGGCTGGAGCCCGGGCAGTGCAAGGTGTTCGTGGAGTCGGACGCCGTGGGGCGCATCCTGGACCTGTCGGCGCTGGGGTCGTTCGAGGAGCTGTACGGGCGCATGTCGGAGATGTTCGGCATGGAGTGCGCTGAACTGAGGAACCACGTGCTCTACCGCAGCGCCGCCGGCGAGGTGAAGCACATCGGCGATGAGCCTTTCAG CGCGTTCGTGAAATCGGCCCGGAGGCTGACGATCCTGACGGACGCCGGCAGCGACAACATAGGGGGCTGA